One stretch of Cellulomonas wangsupingiae DNA includes these proteins:
- the lysS gene encoding lysine--tRNA ligase has product MRVRKAKRERLLEAGVEAYPVSVPRTHTIAQVREAYPELEPGTETDDVVGVAGRVVFLRNTGRLAFATLQDGAGTRLQAMLSEKEVGADALAAFKADVDLGDHVFVHGRVIASRRGELSVMADEWRMAAKAIRPLPNLYEGTEMSEEARVRQRYVDLIVRPGAREMVRLRAAVVRSLRENFYRRGFLELETPMLQVRPEGAAARQFETHMNAFDMDLYLRIAPELFLKRAAVGGVEKVFEINRNFRNEGVDSTHSPEFAMLEAYEAYGDYDTMAALTQDLVQTAAVDALGTTVVTLADGTEYDLGGQWTSLTMYGSLSEALGEQITHDTSDEKLLSLLADAEIELAPAQRNHGKMVEELWEHHVGSTLWAPTFVRDFPVETSPLTRDHRTERGLVEKWDLYVRGMELATAYSELVDPVVQRERFEAQALLAARGDDEAMRIDEDFLAAMEHAMPPSGGMGMGVDRLLIAMTGHGIRDTIPFPLVKPQV; this is encoded by the coding sequence ATGCGGGTCCGCAAGGCCAAGCGCGAGCGGCTGCTCGAGGCGGGCGTCGAGGCGTACCCGGTGTCGGTGCCGCGCACCCACACGATCGCGCAGGTGCGCGAGGCGTACCCCGAGCTCGAGCCGGGCACGGAGACGGACGACGTCGTGGGCGTCGCGGGGCGTGTGGTGTTCCTCCGCAACACCGGCAGGCTCGCGTTCGCGACGCTGCAGGACGGTGCCGGGACCCGCCTGCAGGCGATGCTCAGCGAGAAGGAGGTCGGCGCCGACGCGCTGGCCGCGTTCAAGGCCGACGTCGACCTCGGTGACCACGTCTTCGTCCACGGGCGGGTCATCGCCTCGCGCCGCGGTGAGCTGAGCGTCATGGCGGACGAGTGGCGCATGGCGGCCAAGGCCATCCGCCCGCTGCCGAACCTGTACGAGGGCACCGAGATGTCCGAGGAGGCGCGGGTCCGGCAGCGCTACGTCGACCTGATCGTGCGCCCGGGCGCACGCGAGATGGTGCGGCTGCGCGCCGCCGTCGTGCGCTCGCTGCGCGAGAACTTCTACCGGCGCGGGTTCCTGGAGCTCGAGACCCCGATGCTGCAGGTCCGTCCCGAAGGTGCCGCCGCGCGGCAGTTCGAGACGCACATGAATGCTTTCGACATGGACCTCTACCTGCGGATCGCACCCGAGCTGTTCCTCAAGCGGGCGGCGGTCGGCGGCGTCGAGAAGGTCTTCGAGATCAACCGGAACTTCCGCAACGAGGGCGTGGACTCCACGCATTCCCCGGAGTTCGCGATGCTCGAGGCGTACGAGGCCTACGGCGACTACGACACCATGGCGGCCCTCACGCAGGACCTCGTGCAGACCGCGGCCGTGGACGCGCTCGGCACGACGGTCGTGACGCTCGCGGACGGCACCGAGTACGACCTGGGCGGGCAGTGGACGTCCCTGACGATGTACGGGTCGCTGTCCGAGGCGTTGGGCGAGCAGATCACCCACGACACGTCGGACGAGAAGCTGCTGTCGCTGCTGGCGGACGCCGAGATCGAGCTCGCCCCCGCGCAGCGCAACCACGGCAAGATGGTCGAGGAGCTGTGGGAGCACCACGTCGGCTCGACGCTGTGGGCGCCGACGTTCGTGCGCGACTTCCCGGTCGAGACGTCGCCCCTGACGCGCGACCACCGCACCGAGCGCGGCCTGGTGGAGAAGTGGGACCTGTACGTGCGCGGCATGGAGCTGGCCACCGCGTACTCCGAGCTCGTCGACCCCGTCGTGCAGCGCGAGCGGTTCGAGGCGCAGGCCCTGCTCGCCGCGCGGGGCGACGACGAGGCCATGCGGATCGACGAGGACTTCCTCGCCGCGATGGAGCACGCGATGCCCCCGTCGGGGGGCATGGGGATGGGTGTCGACCGGCTGCTCATCGCGATGACGGGTCATGGCATCCGTGACACGATTCCCTTTCCGCTCGTGAAGCCGCAGGTCTGA
- the nadC gene encoding carboxylating nicotinate-nucleotide diphosphorylase, translating into MLAGDSGPEPLALTRLVAVALDEDLGPAPGRDVTTQSTVDAHARGCADVVAREAGAVAGLVAVPEVLDQVADRLGLPRVEVTWHVADGSVVDAGAVLATLAGPTHVLLVAERTLLNLVSRASGVATHTHRWTQALTGTGARVLDTRKTTPGLRALEKYAVRCGGGTNKRMGLFDVAMVKDNHVVAAGSVAAAVRAVRERFADVAIQVEVDRPEQADEALDAGADFLLLDNMDTGTLAATVARVRAREGATGHVDLEATGNLALDRAREVALTGVDYLSVGALTHSSPILDVALDLDPRSVAAPSGARSEEPTVTSVTAEEQVPRP; encoded by the coding sequence CTGCTCGCGGGGGATTCCGGCCCCGAGCCGCTCGCGCTCACGCGCCTCGTCGCCGTCGCCCTGGACGAGGACCTCGGGCCGGCCCCGGGGCGCGACGTCACGACCCAGTCCACCGTCGACGCGCACGCCCGTGGGTGTGCCGACGTCGTCGCGCGCGAGGCGGGCGCGGTCGCCGGGCTCGTCGCCGTCCCCGAGGTGCTCGACCAGGTCGCCGACCGGCTCGGCCTGCCGCGCGTCGAGGTCACGTGGCACGTCGCCGACGGGTCCGTCGTCGACGCGGGGGCCGTGCTGGCCACGCTCGCCGGGCCGACGCACGTGCTGCTCGTCGCCGAGCGCACCCTCCTGAACCTGGTGTCCCGCGCGTCGGGCGTCGCGACCCACACGCACCGCTGGACGCAGGCGCTCACGGGCACGGGGGCGCGGGTGCTCGACACCCGCAAGACGACGCCCGGACTGCGCGCGCTCGAGAAGTACGCCGTGCGGTGCGGCGGCGGGACCAACAAGCGCATGGGTCTGTTCGACGTCGCCATGGTGAAGGACAACCACGTGGTCGCCGCCGGTTCGGTGGCCGCCGCCGTGCGCGCGGTGCGCGAGCGGTTCGCCGACGTCGCGATCCAGGTGGAGGTCGACCGGCCCGAGCAGGCCGACGAGGCGCTCGACGCCGGGGCCGACTTCCTGCTGCTCGACAACATGGACACCGGCACGCTGGCCGCGACGGTCGCGCGGGTGCGGGCGCGCGAGGGCGCGACGGGGCACGTCGACCTCGAGGCCACCGGCAACCTGGCGCTCGACCGGGCGCGCGAGGTCGCACTCACCGGGGTCGACTACCTGTCGGTGGGCGCGCTGACGCACTCGTCGCCGATCCTCGACGTCGCGCTGGACCTCGACCCGCGGTCCGTGGCGGCGCCGTCCGGCGCCCGGTCCGAGGAGCCCACCGTCACGTCCGTGACCGCCGAGGAGCAGGTGCCGCGCCCGTAG
- a CDS encoding histone-like nucleoid-structuring protein Lsr2: protein MAQKVQVLLVDDVDGGTADETVTFGLDGVTYEIDLTSENAAKLRDAFAQWVANARKVSGRSAARSSARSSSSSSTRTARSNEAQEIREWAKANGYQVSERGRISAEVKKAYDDAH, encoded by the coding sequence ATGGCACAGAAGGTGCAGGTCCTGCTCGTCGACGACGTCGACGGTGGGACGGCGGACGAGACCGTGACGTTCGGTCTCGACGGCGTGACGTACGAGATCGACCTCACGTCCGAGAACGCCGCCAAGCTGCGTGACGCGTTCGCCCAGTGGGTCGCGAACGCCCGCAAGGTCAGTGGCCGCTCGGCCGCTCGCTCCTCCGCTCGCTCCTCGTCCTCGTCGTCGACGCGCACCGCGCGCTCGAACGAGGCGCAGGAGATCCGCGAGTGGGCGAAGGCCAACGGGTACCAGGTCTCCGAGCGGGGTCGCATCTCCGCGGAGGTCAAGAAGGCGTACGACGACGCTCACTGA